Proteins co-encoded in one Kutzneria chonburiensis genomic window:
- a CDS encoding PadR family transcriptional regulator — MKRRKVSNPLALAVLAELFAQPMHPYEMGRQLKEQGKDRDIKYNRGSLYMVVEQLTKAGFIAEHETVRDTQRPERTIYAITDAGRTELYDWMRELVATPVHEYPSFGVALSLLTVLPPEETVQLLGQRLAALTAEVEETGNGIRQCTEQGLDWWFLIEEEYRLAMREAERDYVARLAERVGGPDYQRMWHEFFRGRT, encoded by the coding sequence GTGAAACGACGCAAGGTGTCCAATCCGCTGGCGCTGGCTGTGCTGGCGGAGCTGTTCGCGCAGCCGATGCACCCGTACGAGATGGGGCGTCAGCTCAAGGAACAGGGCAAGGACCGGGACATCAAGTACAACCGCGGCTCGCTCTACATGGTCGTCGAGCAGCTGACCAAGGCGGGTTTCATCGCCGAGCACGAGACGGTCCGCGACACCCAGCGCCCCGAGCGCACGATCTACGCGATCACCGACGCCGGGCGGACCGAGCTGTACGACTGGATGCGCGAGCTGGTGGCGACACCGGTGCACGAGTACCCGAGCTTCGGGGTGGCGCTGTCGCTGCTGACCGTGCTGCCGCCGGAGGAGACGGTCCAGCTACTGGGTCAACGGCTGGCGGCGCTGACCGCGGAGGTCGAGGAGACCGGCAACGGCATCCGGCAGTGCACGGAGCAGGGCCTGGACTGGTGGTTCCTGATCGAGGAGGAATACCGACTGGCCATGCGTGAGGCGGAGCGTGACTACGTCGCACGCCTGGCCGAACGGGTCGGGGGACCCGACTACCAACGGATGTGGCACGAATTCTTCAGGGGGAGAACATGA
- a CDS encoding macro domain-containing protein — protein sequence MAVIEVVLGDITQERVDAIVTAANESLLGGGGVDWAVHSAAGPRLAQAGGAIGPCDPGDAMATPAFDLYPPVKHVIHTVGPVWDGGAYGEADILASCYRRSLEVADSLGIRSIAFPAIATGLYGYPVRPAARIARETLAATATKVELIRLVAFDEETYEALSDLAPA from the coding sequence ATGGCCGTCATCGAAGTCGTGCTCGGCGACATCACCCAGGAACGTGTCGATGCCATCGTCACCGCCGCCAACGAGTCCCTCCTCGGTGGCGGCGGCGTCGACTGGGCGGTGCATTCCGCCGCCGGTCCCCGCCTCGCCCAGGCCGGCGGCGCCATCGGCCCATGCGATCCGGGCGACGCCATGGCCACGCCCGCCTTCGACCTCTACCCGCCCGTCAAACACGTCATCCACACCGTCGGCCCCGTCTGGGACGGCGGCGCCTACGGCGAGGCCGACATCCTCGCTTCCTGCTACCGCCGCTCCCTCGAAGTAGCCGACTCCCTCGGCATACGCAGCATCGCCTTTCCCGCCATCGCCACCGGCCTGTACGGCTACCCGGTCCGCCCCGCCGCCCGCATCGCCCGCGAAACCCTCGCCGCCACGGCGACCAAGGTGGAGCTCATCCGCCTGGTCGCCTTCGACGAGGAGACCTACGAGGCATTGTCCGACCTGGCCCCGGCCTGA
- the lysA gene encoding diaminopimelate decarboxylase — MTLAELIPTLGGSLRGHLEPGIWPRSTAHGVDGDLLLGGVPLTQLAARFGTPAYLLDELTVRQHCRDYRSALPDVEIAYAGKSMINRGVLRWIAEEGLSLDVCSAGELAVARAVAFPASRIIFHGNVKTPEDLKAAVAYGVDRIVVDSLDEIEQLGALARYPQNVLIRVTPGVDGHTHRAIATGVEDQKFGFSLASGAAAEAVGRVLAQPSLRLVGLHCHIGSQISRVASFEEAARRMVAFMAALHVQYGISLPQLDLGGGHAVPYRCGDPSFDLHGYADRILRAVNFECSSHQLPLPRLTIEPGRAIIAAAGITLYRVVTVKHGVSRTFVAVDGGMSDNPRPSLYGARYSVRPVGRHFSAISRSATVVGRHCEAGDIVAEDVPLPSDLRAGDLLAVPCTGAYHHSLASNYNMVGRPPVVSVRDGSAHLLIRRETEDDLLSRDLG; from the coding sequence ATGACTCTCGCCGAGCTGATACCCACGCTGGGTGGGTCGCTGCGCGGACACCTCGAGCCCGGGATCTGGCCGCGGTCCACCGCGCACGGCGTCGACGGCGACCTGCTGCTCGGCGGCGTCCCGCTCACCCAGCTCGCCGCCCGTTTCGGCACTCCCGCCTATCTGCTCGACGAGCTCACCGTTCGACAGCACTGCCGCGACTACCGGTCGGCGCTGCCCGACGTCGAGATCGCCTACGCCGGCAAGTCCATGATCAACCGTGGCGTGCTGCGGTGGATCGCCGAGGAGGGCCTCTCGCTCGACGTCTGCTCGGCCGGCGAGCTCGCCGTCGCTCGGGCCGTCGCCTTCCCCGCGTCGCGGATCATCTTCCACGGCAACGTGAAGACCCCCGAGGACCTCAAGGCCGCCGTCGCTTACGGCGTCGACCGCATCGTCGTCGACTCCCTCGACGAGATCGAGCAACTCGGCGCCTTGGCCCGTTATCCGCAGAACGTGCTCATCCGGGTCACTCCCGGCGTCGACGGCCATACCCACCGGGCCATCGCCACCGGCGTCGAGGACCAGAAGTTCGGCTTCTCCCTTGCTTCCGGCGCCGCCGCCGAGGCCGTCGGCCGGGTGCTCGCCCAGCCCAGCCTCCGCCTCGTCGGGCTCCATTGCCACATCGGCTCGCAGATCTCTCGCGTCGCCTCTTTCGAGGAGGCCGCCCGGCGCATGGTCGCTTTCATGGCCGCTTTGCACGTCCAGTACGGCATTTCCTTGCCCCAGCTCGATCTCGGCGGCGGGCATGCTGTTCCTTACCGTTGCGGCGATCCTTCTTTCGACCTGCACGGCTACGCCGACCGCATCCTCCGCGCCGTCAATTTCGAGTGCTCCTCACACCAGCTTCCTTTGCCCCGCCTCACCATCGAGCCCGGCCGCGCCATCATCGCCGCCGCCGGTATCACCCTCTATCGCGTCGTCACCGTCAAGCACGGCGTTTCTCGCACTTTCGTCGCCGTCGACGGCGGTATGAGCGACAACCCCCGCCCTTCCCTTTACGGCGCCCGCTATTCCGTCCGCCCCGTCGGCCGCCACTTCTCTGCCATCTCGCGCTCCGCCACCGTCGTCGGCCGCCACTGCGAGGCCGGCGACATCGTCGCCGAGGACGTCCCCCTACCTTCCGACCTCCGCGCCGGCGACCTCCTCGCCGTCCCTTGCACCGGCGCGTACCACCATTCCTTGGCCTCCAACTACAACATGGTCGGCCGTCCCCCCGTCGTCTCGGTCCGTGACGGCTCCGCCCACCTCCTCATCCGCCGCGAAACCGAGGACGACCTCCTGTCCCGCGACCTCGGCTGA
- a CDS encoding DNA gyrase/topoisomerase IV subunit B — MTAETLYGADDLTHLEGLEAVRKRPGMYIGSTDSRGINHLFTEVVDNSTDEGIAGFASRVVVTLHADGSVQVDDNGRGIPTGVHAKSGLSGVELVLTRLHAGGKFGGSGYKTSGGLHGVGASAVNALSHRFDVVVKQLGKVHQMSFAHGVPGVFDAPGPKAKFTQQSGLQVTGKMKRGESSGTSIRYWYDARYFENNAALDREAVKAKLRNTAFLVPGVTYVLRDATEGSITEESFHYPNGLSDMVDFLAPSGEKPVSGTLLVNGEGTYFENAADENGVMRSKVERRAEVEVALRWGTGYERTVECFTNTIRNMHGGTHRRGFDRAVTKAVQDAISKTRGLLKPKEDMPTLEDVLEGMTAVIHVRIPEPQFTSQTKDELSTAGITKVIQGVVERHVKAWSEDKRTKTEAKTVLQKVVDAARVRLTQKQQKDAARRKTALEGAAMPPKLVDCRTTGVARSELFLVEGDSALGSARMARVSEYQALLPLRGKILNVQKANLADTLRNAEIASIVQVLGAGTGRTFDLSAMRYGRVILMADADVDGSHIRTLLITLFAKYMRPVIEDGRLYAAMPPLHKLTTKGRNSETVFTFTQREMESKLAELEKAGKQVVTPVPRFKGLGEMDADELWHTTMNPATRSVRRITLTDAEAAEQTLELLMGEKVEPRRNWLVDSAARVDQSAIDI; from the coding sequence GTGACCGCTGAGACTCTTTACGGGGCCGACGACCTGACGCACCTGGAGGGTCTTGAGGCGGTCCGCAAGCGGCCCGGCATGTACATCGGGTCCACCGACAGCCGGGGCATCAACCACCTGTTCACCGAGGTGGTCGACAACTCGACCGACGAGGGCATCGCCGGTTTCGCCAGCCGCGTCGTGGTCACCCTGCACGCCGACGGCAGCGTCCAGGTCGACGACAACGGCCGCGGCATCCCGACCGGGGTGCACGCCAAGTCCGGCCTGTCCGGCGTCGAGCTGGTGCTGACCCGGCTGCACGCCGGCGGCAAGTTCGGCGGCTCCGGCTACAAGACCTCGGGTGGTCTGCACGGCGTCGGCGCGTCCGCGGTCAACGCCCTGTCGCACCGGTTCGACGTCGTGGTCAAGCAGCTCGGCAAGGTGCACCAGATGTCGTTCGCGCACGGTGTGCCGGGCGTGTTCGACGCACCGGGGCCGAAGGCCAAGTTCACCCAGCAGTCCGGCCTCCAGGTCACCGGCAAGATGAAGCGCGGCGAGTCCAGCGGCACGTCCATCCGGTACTGGTACGACGCGCGCTACTTCGAGAACAACGCCGCGCTCGACCGCGAGGCCGTGAAGGCCAAGCTGCGCAACACCGCCTTCCTGGTGCCCGGCGTGACGTACGTGCTGCGCGACGCCACCGAGGGCTCGATCACCGAGGAGTCCTTCCACTACCCCAACGGGCTGTCGGACATGGTGGACTTCCTGGCCCCGTCCGGCGAGAAGCCGGTGTCCGGCACGCTGTTGGTCAACGGCGAGGGCACCTACTTCGAGAACGCCGCCGACGAGAACGGCGTGATGCGGTCCAAAGTGGAGCGTCGCGCCGAGGTCGAGGTGGCGCTGCGCTGGGGCACCGGCTACGAGCGCACCGTGGAGTGCTTCACCAACACCATCCGCAACATGCACGGCGGCACCCACCGCCGCGGCTTCGACCGCGCCGTGACCAAGGCCGTGCAGGACGCCATCTCCAAGACCCGCGGGCTGCTCAAGCCCAAGGAGGACATGCCGACGCTGGAGGACGTGCTCGAGGGCATGACCGCCGTCATCCACGTGCGCATCCCCGAGCCGCAGTTCACCTCGCAGACCAAGGACGAGCTGTCCACCGCCGGCATCACCAAGGTGATCCAGGGCGTTGTCGAGCGGCACGTCAAGGCGTGGAGCGAGGACAAGCGGACCAAGACCGAGGCCAAGACCGTGCTGCAGAAGGTGGTCGACGCCGCGCGCGTGCGGCTGACCCAGAAGCAGCAGAAGGACGCCGCCCGGCGCAAGACCGCGTTGGAAGGCGCGGCCATGCCGCCCAAGCTGGTCGACTGCCGTACCACCGGCGTCGCCCGCAGCGAGCTGTTCCTCGTGGAGGGCGACAGCGCCCTCGGTTCGGCCCGGATGGCCCGGGTGTCGGAGTACCAGGCGCTGCTGCCGTTGCGGGGCAAGATCCTCAACGTGCAGAAGGCCAACCTGGCCGACACCCTGCGCAACGCCGAGATCGCCTCCATCGTGCAGGTGCTCGGGGCCGGCACCGGCCGTACCTTCGACCTGTCGGCGATGCGCTACGGCCGGGTGATCCTGATGGCCGACGCCGATGTCGACGGCTCGCACATCCGGACCCTGCTGATCACCTTGTTCGCCAAGTACATGCGGCCGGTGATCGAGGACGGCCGGCTGTACGCCGCCATGCCGCCGCTGCACAAGCTGACCACCAAGGGGCGCAACAGCGAGACCGTCTTCACCTTCACCCAGCGGGAGATGGAGAGCAAGCTGGCCGAGCTGGAGAAGGCCGGCAAGCAGGTCGTCACGCCGGTGCCCCGGTTCAAGGGCCTTGGCGAGATGGACGCCGACGAGCTGTGGCACACCACCATGAACCCGGCCACCCGCTCGGTGCGCCGGATCACGCTCACCGACGCCGAGGCCGCCGAGCAGACGCTTGAGCTGCTGATGGGCGAGAAGGTCGAGCCCCGCCGCAACTGGCTGGTCGACTCGGCCGCCCGCGTCGACCAGTCCGCGATCGACATCTGA
- a CDS encoding DNA gyrase/topoisomerase IV subunit A, whose translation MARRSKGSVTKVDPSAFDRAGATVLDTPVTNEIEDSYLEYAYSVIHSRALPDARDGLKPVHRRILYSMHEQGYRPTHAYVKSSRVVGDCMGKYHPHGDLAIYDAMVRMAQDFSLNAPLVDGHGNFGSPDDGPAASRYTEARMSNEAMLLVGELGEETVDFRPNYDGSLEEPSVLPAAFPNLLVNGTSGIAVGMATNMIPHNLGEVVAAARWLINHPDASLDKLMEFVPGPDLPTGGMLLGLDEVRKAYETGRGVVRMRARAETGPLEGSRGRQAITVTELPYGVGPEKIIEKITDEVTKSKRLTGIADVKDLTDRENGTRLVIECKVGVNPQALLADLYRLTPLEQSFGINNLVLVDGQPQTLGLKALLEVFLKHRYEVVTRRTRYRKRKREERLHLVEGLLKALLDIDKVIRLIRNSDNAQAARDGLMKQFKLSEIQASYILDTPLRRLTKYDKIELESEQEKLTGEIAELAKILDDPAVLRKVVSTELAKVTKDLTWERRTALIDGDLKEVLAASKPAGPLEVADDPCQVLLSATGLVARTAAESEEASEARRRNGRARNDAVAAVVHTTARGQILVVTSKGRAFKTDVLPLPVLPEQVGTVSLSGGMAASELVPLDKGERVVTIAPMTDTTSPGLAVGTRQGVVKVCSPEWPVRSDEFEVITLKDGDEIVGATWLTDGSETLVFVSSDSSLLRYEAGLVRPQGLKGGGMAGIKLAGDAHTVFFAAVRTDDDEHGEPMVVTATGNTVKVTPFAEYPAKGRATGGVRTHRFLKGEHALRLAWIGSRPAGSTDTGSSVELPEVDTRRDGSGHPHPGPDVVGHLVERG comes from the coding sequence ATGGCACGCCGCAGCAAGGGCTCCGTGACCAAGGTGGACCCGTCGGCCTTCGACCGCGCCGGCGCCACCGTGCTGGACACCCCGGTCACCAACGAGATCGAGGACTCCTACCTGGAGTACGCCTACTCGGTCATCCACTCCCGCGCTCTCCCCGACGCGCGCGACGGCCTCAAGCCGGTCCACCGCCGCATCCTGTATTCGATGCACGAGCAGGGATATCGGCCCACGCACGCCTACGTGAAGTCCTCACGTGTCGTCGGCGACTGCATGGGCAAGTACCACCCGCACGGCGACCTGGCCATCTACGACGCCATGGTCCGTATGGCACAAGACTTCTCGCTGAACGCGCCGCTGGTCGACGGGCATGGCAACTTTGGTAGCCCGGACGATGGACCGGCCGCGTCGAGGTACACCGAAGCGCGGATGTCCAACGAGGCCATGCTGCTGGTCGGCGAGCTGGGTGAGGAGACGGTCGACTTCCGGCCGAACTACGACGGCTCGCTGGAGGAGCCGTCGGTGCTGCCGGCGGCGTTCCCCAACCTGCTGGTCAACGGCACGTCCGGGATCGCGGTCGGCATGGCCACCAACATGATCCCGCACAACCTTGGCGAGGTCGTGGCGGCGGCGCGGTGGCTGATCAACCACCCGGACGCGTCGCTGGACAAGCTGATGGAGTTCGTGCCGGGGCCGGACCTGCCGACCGGCGGCATGCTGCTGGGCCTTGACGAGGTACGCAAGGCCTACGAGACCGGCCGCGGCGTGGTCCGGATGCGGGCGCGGGCCGAGACCGGGCCGCTGGAGGGTTCGCGCGGCCGGCAGGCCATCACGGTGACCGAACTGCCGTACGGCGTCGGCCCGGAGAAGATCATCGAGAAGATCACCGACGAGGTGACGAAGTCCAAGCGCCTCACCGGGATCGCCGACGTCAAGGACCTGACCGACCGGGAGAACGGCACCCGGCTGGTGATCGAGTGCAAGGTCGGCGTCAACCCGCAGGCACTGCTGGCCGACCTGTACCGGTTGACGCCGCTGGAGCAGTCCTTCGGCATCAACAACCTGGTGCTGGTGGACGGCCAGCCCCAGACGCTGGGCCTCAAGGCGCTGCTGGAGGTCTTCCTCAAGCACCGCTACGAGGTCGTCACCCGGCGCACCCGCTACCGCAAGCGCAAGCGCGAGGAGCGGCTGCACCTGGTCGAAGGTCTGCTGAAGGCGTTGCTGGACATCGACAAGGTGATCCGGCTGATCCGCAACAGCGACAACGCGCAGGCCGCCCGCGACGGGCTGATGAAGCAGTTCAAGCTGTCCGAGATCCAGGCGTCGTACATCCTGGACACGCCGCTGCGCCGGCTGACCAAGTACGACAAGATCGAGCTGGAGTCGGAGCAGGAGAAGCTGACCGGCGAGATCGCCGAGCTGGCCAAGATCCTGGACGACCCGGCGGTGCTGCGCAAGGTCGTGTCGACCGAGCTGGCCAAGGTGACCAAGGACCTGACCTGGGAGCGACGGACCGCGCTGATCGACGGTGACCTCAAGGAGGTGCTGGCGGCGTCCAAGCCGGCCGGGCCGCTGGAGGTCGCCGACGACCCGTGCCAGGTTCTGTTGTCCGCCACCGGTTTGGTCGCGCGCACCGCGGCCGAGTCGGAGGAGGCGTCCGAGGCCCGTCGCCGCAACGGCCGGGCCCGCAACGACGCCGTCGCCGCGGTCGTGCACACCACCGCCCGTGGGCAGATCCTCGTGGTCACCAGCAAGGGCCGGGCGTTCAAGACCGATGTGCTGCCGCTGCCGGTGTTGCCCGAGCAGGTCGGCACCGTGTCGTTGAGCGGCGGCATGGCCGCCAGTGAGCTCGTGCCGTTGGACAAGGGCGAGCGGGTCGTCACCATCGCGCCGATGACCGACACCACTTCGCCCGGCTTGGCCGTCGGCACCCGTCAGGGCGTGGTCAAGGTCTGCTCGCCGGAGTGGCCCGTGCGGTCGGACGAGTTCGAGGTGATCACCCTCAAGGACGGCGACGAGATCGTCGGCGCCACGTGGCTCACCGACGGCAGCGAGACTCTGGTCTTCGTGTCGTCCGATTCTTCCTTGCTGCGCTACGAGGCCGGTCTCGTTCGGCCCCAGGGCCTCAAGGGCGGCGGCATGGCCGGCATCAAGCTCGCCGGCGACGCGCACACCGTGTTCTTCGCCGCCGTCCGCACCGACGATGACGAGCACGGCGAGCCCATGGTCGTCACCGCCACCGGCAACACCGTCAAGGTCACCCCGTTCGCCGAGTACCCCGCCAAGGGCCGCGCCACCGGCGGCGTGCGCACCCACCGTTTCCTCAAGGGCGAGCACGCTTTGCGCCTGGCCTGGATCGGCTCCCGCCCGGCCGGTTCCACCGACACCGGTTCGTCGGTGGAGCTCCCCGAGGTCGACACCCGTCGCGACGGCTCCGGCCACCCGCACCCCGGTCCGGACGTCGTCGGACACCTGGTCGAACGAGGCTGA
- a CDS encoding FAD-dependent oxidoreductase — MKALIIGGGITGPVAALALHRAGIDAEIFEAYEQAADGVGGWLMIAPNGINALGIVSAADAVRTIGRPNRRMVMTDGRGKRFGAFDELDPANPSQTVLRPELYRLLAERAAEAGIKLHHGKRLVDVTETENGVTARFSDGSTADGDILLGADGVHSTVRTLIDPDAPGPRYTGLLGFGGSVPGNDFGLAEDEFYFAQGKRGFLGYALTEDGDTGWFTNVPSAEPITGEEARGIGAAEWLRRMRELYGDDYPAREILGRATTDSMVVLGSMHIMPSAPIWHTNRIVLVGDAAHVPSNSTGQGASMAIESAVELARCLRDLPVPQAFETYEKLRRPRVEKVAAYGEKVNQDKVNGRAAKALMGLIAPIAMKLFLKPEKMFGWLHRYRIDWDAKVTG; from the coding sequence ATGAAAGCACTGATCATCGGGGGCGGCATCACCGGACCGGTGGCCGCGCTCGCACTGCACAGGGCCGGCATCGACGCCGAGATCTTCGAGGCGTACGAGCAGGCGGCGGATGGCGTCGGCGGCTGGCTCATGATCGCGCCGAACGGGATCAACGCGCTGGGCATCGTCAGCGCGGCCGATGCCGTCCGCACGATCGGCCGGCCCAACCGCCGCATGGTGATGACCGACGGCCGTGGCAAGCGGTTCGGGGCGTTCGACGAGCTGGACCCGGCCAATCCGAGCCAGACAGTGCTGCGGCCGGAGCTGTACCGGCTGCTGGCCGAACGCGCGGCCGAGGCCGGCATCAAGCTCCACCACGGCAAGCGGCTGGTCGACGTCACCGAGACCGAGAATGGTGTCACCGCACGCTTTTCCGACGGCAGTACCGCCGACGGTGACATCCTGCTCGGTGCGGACGGCGTGCACTCCACGGTGCGCACGTTGATCGACCCGGACGCCCCGGGCCCGCGCTACACCGGCCTGCTGGGCTTCGGCGGTTCCGTTCCGGGCAACGATTTCGGCCTGGCTGAGGACGAGTTCTACTTCGCTCAAGGCAAGCGAGGATTCCTCGGCTACGCGCTGACCGAGGACGGTGACACCGGCTGGTTCACCAACGTGCCCAGCGCCGAGCCGATCACCGGAGAGGAAGCGCGGGGCATCGGCGCGGCGGAATGGTTGCGCCGCATGCGTGAGCTCTACGGCGACGACTATCCGGCGCGGGAGATTCTGGGCCGAGCCACCACCGACAGCATGGTCGTGTTGGGCAGCATGCACATCATGCCCAGCGCCCCGATCTGGCACACGAATCGCATCGTGCTGGTCGGCGACGCCGCGCACGTGCCGTCCAACAGCACCGGCCAGGGCGCGTCGATGGCCATCGAGAGCGCGGTCGAGTTGGCGCGGTGCCTCCGTGATCTGCCGGTGCCGCAAGCGTTTGAGACATACGAGAAGCTGCGCCGGCCGCGCGTGGAGAAGGTTGCCGCGTACGGCGAAAAGGTCAACCAGGACAAGGTGAACGGCCGCGCCGCCAAGGCGCTGATGGGACTGATAGCGCCGATCGCGATGAAGCTGTTCCTGAAGCCGGAGAAGATGTTCGGCTGGCTGCACCGCTACCGCATCGATTGGGACGCCAAAGTAACCGGCTGA
- a CDS encoding endonuclease/exonuclease/phosphatase family protein has protein sequence MNRGRQAALIACAVALGCVAVLAVTRLFGFDDGTYLAVPIALLPYVGLLTAALLVTLLALRGRWLTVAAAALLVVQIAWFVPRFVRDHQTVPDGAPHLRIGTVNTHRGGVEPLALVSLAHDQNLDVLVTEELDAPAIKGLDDAGLAKLFPYRELHPENDTSIFSRLPIVRGGPTTLATTWPQTQVTVRVLGRDIPITGVHTYYPVGGPGLWAQDMSALRAVAGRDAIVLGDFNATVDHSPLRSLLAAGLVDTHAELGRGWAPTWPAAFPLVQIDHVLHGPGWAAVSASEHLLPGTDHRAVVAELALLG, from the coding sequence GTGAACCGGGGCCGACAAGCGGCGCTGATCGCCTGCGCCGTGGCGCTGGGCTGCGTCGCTGTGCTGGCCGTCACCCGCCTCTTCGGCTTCGACGACGGCACCTACCTGGCCGTGCCCATCGCGCTGCTGCCGTACGTGGGCCTGCTCACGGCCGCGCTGCTGGTGACGCTGCTCGCACTGCGCGGCCGGTGGCTGACCGTGGCCGCGGCGGCGCTGCTCGTGGTGCAGATCGCCTGGTTCGTGCCCCGATTCGTGCGCGACCACCAGACCGTGCCGGACGGCGCCCCACACCTGCGGATCGGCACCGTCAACACCCATCGCGGCGGGGTCGAGCCGCTGGCCCTGGTGTCGCTGGCCCACGACCAGAACCTGGACGTGCTGGTCACCGAGGAGCTCGACGCGCCGGCGATCAAGGGCCTCGACGACGCGGGGCTGGCCAAGCTCTTTCCGTACCGGGAGCTGCACCCGGAGAACGACACCTCGATCTTCTCGCGGCTGCCGATCGTGCGCGGCGGGCCGACCACCCTGGCCACCACCTGGCCCCAGACCCAGGTCACCGTGCGCGTGTTAGGCCGTGACATCCCGATAACCGGCGTGCACACGTACTATCCTGTCGGAGGCCCGGGGCTCTGGGCCCAGGACATGTCGGCGCTGCGGGCCGTGGCCGGCCGGGACGCGATCGTGCTCGGCGACTTCAACGCCACCGTCGATCACTCGCCGCTGCGCTCCCTGCTGGCGGCCGGGCTGGTCGACACGCACGCCGAGCTGGGCCGAGGCTGGGCGCCGACCTGGCCGGCGGCATTCCCGCTGGTCCAGATCGACCACGTGCTGCACGGTCCCGGCTGGGCCGCGGTGTCCGCGAGCGAACACCTGCTGCCGGGCACGGATCACCGGGCGGTGGTGGCCGAACTGGCGCTGCTGGGCTGA
- a CDS encoding helicase-associated domain-containing protein, with translation MEFDEHLAGLGEAALAALLRARPDVLVEPVPRGFAQLAQRLSSASSLVAVLQTLNRDQLVAGEAITVGRQHQLDPALFRAVLPQLRALGLVWGTDLRLPKLLAQHWSSDKGHGTELTGPPLLPLSSADAAVTTRAGQAAAAAVLDGVTSLLDKATSRPITALQKGGIGSRELSRLVRELAAEPGSVALWLDMAGASGLLGTVDAGFAPTTDYPRWRDGEPAQRWAQLAMAWYSRPEGSPVRRALLTAAAGGLSVRAVVREIDWFCPDQTSDDVTAALTEAELLGAVAADSLTELGEYLIGRLSEVVLPAPSAGVILQSDLTAVVSGTVPPVIAAAALREGGAVWRFSAASIRSALDAGWSAEDLLRELDPVPQPLAYLINDVDRRHGHVRVREVRCVVTADEATAAEIAHRLPGFTLLAPTVLSSSDSSMNVLALLRKAGYAPVGESPAGAVVVEHKVEHRAVPTMAVADTLTAEELAARLIAEPQVPIEGGPTFDRLSGQNRSLSQVELALLADAIDREGDVVIGYRDRTGNRTVRRIRPEQLLGGWLDSWCYLREEEREFAVANIESVEAAR, from the coding sequence GTGGAGTTCGACGAGCACCTGGCCGGTCTGGGCGAGGCGGCGCTGGCCGCGCTGCTGCGGGCCCGGCCGGACGTGCTCGTCGAGCCGGTGCCGCGCGGCTTCGCCCAGCTGGCGCAGCGGCTGTCCAGCGCATCGTCGCTGGTCGCGGTCTTGCAGACGCTCAACCGGGACCAGTTGGTGGCCGGCGAGGCGATCACCGTGGGCCGGCAGCACCAGCTCGATCCGGCCCTGTTCCGCGCCGTCCTGCCGCAGCTGCGGGCGTTGGGCCTGGTCTGGGGCACCGACCTGCGGCTACCGAAGCTGCTGGCCCAGCACTGGTCGTCCGACAAGGGCCACGGCACCGAGCTGACCGGGCCGCCGTTGTTGCCGCTGAGCAGCGCCGATGCCGCCGTGACGACCCGGGCCGGGCAGGCCGCCGCGGCCGCGGTGCTCGACGGCGTCACATCGCTGCTGGACAAGGCAACCTCCCGGCCGATCACCGCGTTGCAGAAAGGTGGCATCGGGAGCAGGGAGCTGTCCCGGCTGGTCCGCGAGCTGGCGGCCGAGCCGGGATCGGTGGCGCTGTGGCTCGACATGGCCGGCGCGTCCGGCCTGCTGGGCACGGTCGACGCGGGCTTCGCGCCCACCACGGACTACCCGCGGTGGCGGGACGGCGAGCCGGCCCAGCGGTGGGCGCAGCTCGCCATGGCCTGGTATTCGCGGCCCGAAGGCAGCCCGGTGCGGCGAGCCCTGCTGACCGCCGCGGCCGGCGGCCTGTCCGTACGGGCCGTGGTTCGGGAAATCGACTGGTTCTGCCCCGATCAGACCTCGGACGACGTCACCGCGGCTTTGACGGAGGCGGAACTGCTCGGCGCCGTTGCCGCCGACAGCCTTACTGAGCTGGGCGAATACCTGATCGGTCGGCTTTCGGAAGTCGTGCTGCCGGCGCCGTCCGCGGGCGTGATCCTGCAATCCGATCTGACGGCGGTCGTGTCCGGAACCGTGCCGCCGGTGATCGCCGCGGCAGCTCTGCGTGAAGGCGGGGCGGTGTGGCGGTTCTCCGCCGCCAGCATCCGGTCCGCCCTGGACGCCGGCTGGTCGGCCGAGGACCTGTTGCGCGAGCTCGATCCCGTGCCGCAGCCGCTGGCGTACCTGATCAACGACGTGGACCGCCGGCACGGCCACGTGCGGGTGCGGGAGGTCCGCTGTGTCGTGACGGCCGACGAGGCGACCGCCGCCGAGATCGCGCACCGGTTGCCCGGCTTCACGTTGCTGGCCCCGACCGTGCTGTCCAGTTCGGACAGTTCCATGAACGTGCTGGCACTGCTGCGAAAAGCCGGCTACGCACCGGTCGGCGAAAGCCCGGCCGGCGCGGTTGTGGTGGAGCACAAGGTCGAACACCGCGCCGTGCCGACGATGGCCGTCGCCGACACGCTGACGGCCGAGGAACTGGCCGCCCGGCTGATCGCCGAGCCGCAGGTGCCGATCGAGGGCGGTCCCACCTTCGACCGCCTCTCGGGGCAGAATCGAAGCTTGAGCCAGGTCGAGCTGGCGCTGCTGGCCGACGCGATCGACCGCGAGGGGGACGTGGTGATCGGATACCGGGACCGCACCGGCAACCGCACGGTACGCCGCATTCGTCCGGAACAGCTGCTGGGCGGCTGGCTGGACTCCTGGTGCTACCTGCGCGAGGAAGAGCGGGAGTTCGCCGTGGCCAACATCGAGTCCGTCGAGGCCGCCAGGTGA